Part of the Streptomyces sp. WMMC500 genome is shown below.
CGCCGAGGAACTGGCCCGGATCGCGGACCGGCCCATCAAGAAGCTGCCGACCCTGCGCGGCCGCACGGTGGTCAACCTCTTCTACGAGGACTCCACCCGCACCCGCATCTCCTTCGAGGCCGCCGCCAAGCGGCTCTCCGCCGACGTCATCAACTTCTCCGCCAAGGGCTCGTCCGTCTCCAAGGGCGAGTCGCTGAAGGACACCGCCCTGACCCTGGAGGCCATGGGCGCCGACGCCGTCGTCATCCGCCACCACGACTCCGGTGCCCCGCACCGGCTCGCCACCTCCGGCTGGATCAACGGCTCCGTCGTCAACGCGGGCGACGGCACCCACGAGCACCCCACGCAGGCGCTCCTCGACGCCTTCACCATGCGCCGCCACCTCGCGCCCGGCACCGGCGGCGGGCTCGACGGCCGCCGGATCACGGTCGTCGGCGACATCCTGCACAGCCGGGTCGCCCGCTCGAACGTGCTGCTGCTGCACACCCTCGGCGCCGAGGTCACCCTCGTCGCCCCGCCCACCCTGGTGCCGGTCGGCGTGGAGAGCTGGCCGTGCGAGGTCTCGTACGACCTGGACGCCGTGCTGCCGAAGTCCGACGGCGTGATGATGCTGCGGGTGCAGCGCGAGCGCATGAACGCCGCGTTCTTCCCCACCGAGCGCGAGTACGCCCGCCGCTACGGCCTCAACGGCGACCGGCTGGCGCGCACGCCCGGGCACGCCCTCGTCATGCACCCGGGCCCGATGAACCGCGGCATGGAGATCACCGCCGAGGTCGCCGACTCGCCCCGCTGCACCGCGGTCGAGCAGGTCACCAACGGCGTCTCCATCCGCATGGCCGTGCTCTACCTGCTGCTCGGCGGCGCACCGGGAGAGGCACCCGCCACCGGCACCACCGCGGGCACGACCGCCGCGCCCGCCCCGACCACCGCACGCACCGAGGAGACCGACCGATGAGCAAGATCCTGATCCGCGGCGCGCAGGTACTCGGCGGCGAGGCCCGGGACGTCCTGATCGACGGCGAGACGATCGCCGAGGTCGGCGAGGCCGGCACGGCGCTGCCGGCCGGGGACGCCGAGGTGGTCGAGGCCGCGGGGCACATCCTGCTGCCGGGCCTGGTCGACCTCCACACCCACCTGCGCGAGCCCGGCCGCGAGGACTCCGAGACCGTCCTGACCGGCACCCGCGCGGCCGCGAAGGGCGGCTTCACCGCCGTCCACGCGATGGCCAACACCTTCCCCGTCGCCGACACCGCCGGCGTCGTCGAGCAGGTCTGGCGGCTCGGCCGCGAGTCCGGCTACTGCGACGTGCAGCCGGTCGGCGCCGTCACCGTGGGGCTGGAGGGCAAGAAGCTCGCCGAGCTGGGCGCCATGCACGAGTCGGCGGCCGGCGTCGTGGTCTTCTCCGACGACGGCAAGTGCGTGGACGACGCCGTGATCATGCGCCGGGCGCTGGAGTACGTGAAGGCGTTCGACGGCGTCGTCGCGCAGCACGCGCAGGAGCCGCGGCTGACCGAGGGCGCCCAGATGAACGAGGGCGTCGTCTCCGCCGAGCTGGGCCTCGGCGGCTGGCCCGCCGCCGCCGAGGAGTCGGTCATCGCCCGGGACGTGCTGCTCGCCGCCCACGTGGACTCCCGGGTGCACGTCTGCCACCTGTCCACCGCCGGTTCGGTGGAGATCGTGCGCTGGGCGAAGTCCAAGGGCTGGCGCGTCACCGCCGAGGTCACGCCCCATCACCTGCTGCTCACCGACGAGCTGGTCCGGTCCTACGACCCCGTCTACAAGGTCAACCCGCCGCTGCGCACCGAGACCGACGTACGCGCGCTGCGCGAGGCGCTGGCCGACGGCACCATCGACTGCGTCGCCACCGACCACGCCCCGCACCCGCAGGAGGACAAGGACTGCGAGTGGGCCGCCGCCGCCATGGGCATGGTCGGCCTGGAGACGGCGCTGTCCGTCGTCCAGCAGACGATGGTCGACACCGGCCTGCTCGACTGGTCGGGCGTCGCCGACCGGATGTCCTTCCGCCCCGCCGCCATCGGCCGCCTCGACGGGCACGGCCGCCCCGTCGCCCCCGGCGAGCCCGCCAACCTCACCCTGCTCGATCCCGCCTACCGTGGTCGGGTGGATCCGCACACCTTCGTCTCCCGCAGCCGTAACACCCCCTACGCTGGGCGCGAGCTGCCCGGCCGGGTCACGCACACGTTCCTGCGCGGCCGGGCCACCCTCGCCGGGGGTGAGCCGGCATGAGGTTCGCCACCCTGCTCGCCGACGAGCGGCAGTCGCAGCCGGTGACCGACTGGGCGGCGCGCATCGGCTGGATCGTCGGCCTGATCCTGTTCATCGCGCTCGTCTACTGGCTGATGCGCGAGGGCTGGAAGTGGCGCGGCCTGCTCCAGTCCGGCATTCCGGACCTGCCCCGGATTCCCGAAGAACCCGGCGCGGTGCGGCTGGAGCTGACCGGCCGCTACCACGGCACCACCGTCGCCGGGCAGTGGCTGGAGCGCATCGTCGCCCACGGCCTGGGCGTGCGCAGCCGCGTCGAGCTGACCCTCACCGAGCAGGGCCTGGAGGTGGTGCGCCCGGGGGCCACGGACTTCTTCGTCCCCGCCGCGCACCTGCGCGGCGCCCGGCTCGACAAGGGAATCGCCGGCAAGGTCCTCACCGAGGGCGGGCTGCTGGTGATCACCTGGGAACACGACGGCGCCGCGTACGACTCCGGCTTCCGCTCCGACCGCGCCGCCGAGCACACCGCCTGGGTGGCGGCGCTCGGCGCGCCCCCCGCCGAGAACGCTCCCGCCGCCGACGCCGCGAGCACCGCAGACAGCACCACCACGGAAGGCGCACGATGACCGCAACCCGTCGCGGCCAAGGGAGCCCGGCCGTACTCGTCCTCGAAGACGGCCGCAGCTTCCGCGGCCGCGCCTACGGAGCGACGGGGGAGACGTTCGGCGAAGCCGTGTTCTCCACCGGCATGACCGGCTACCAGGAGACCCTGACCGACCCCTCGTACCACCGCCAGGTCGTCGTCATGACCGCCCCGCACGTCGGCAACACCGGCGTCAACGACGAGGACGCCGAGTCCGCCCGCATCTGGGTCTCCGGCTACGTCGTGCGCGACCCCGCCCGCGTCCCCTCCAGTTGGCGCGCCACCCGCTCCCTCGAC
Proteins encoded:
- a CDS encoding aspartate carbamoyltransferase catalytic subunit, which codes for MKRHLISAADLSRDDAVLILDTAEELARIADRPIKKLPTLRGRTVVNLFYEDSTRTRISFEAAAKRLSADVINFSAKGSSVSKGESLKDTALTLEAMGADAVVIRHHDSGAPHRLATSGWINGSVVNAGDGTHEHPTQALLDAFTMRRHLAPGTGGGLDGRRITVVGDILHSRVARSNVLLLHTLGAEVTLVAPPTLVPVGVESWPCEVSYDLDAVLPKSDGVMMLRVQRERMNAAFFPTEREYARRYGLNGDRLARTPGHALVMHPGPMNRGMEITAEVADSPRCTAVEQVTNGVSIRMAVLYLLLGGAPGEAPATGTTAGTTAAPAPTTARTEETDR
- a CDS encoding dihydroorotase; the encoded protein is MSKILIRGAQVLGGEARDVLIDGETIAEVGEAGTALPAGDAEVVEAAGHILLPGLVDLHTHLREPGREDSETVLTGTRAAAKGGFTAVHAMANTFPVADTAGVVEQVWRLGRESGYCDVQPVGAVTVGLEGKKLAELGAMHESAAGVVVFSDDGKCVDDAVIMRRALEYVKAFDGVVAQHAQEPRLTEGAQMNEGVVSAELGLGGWPAAAEESVIARDVLLAAHVDSRVHVCHLSTAGSVEIVRWAKSKGWRVTAEVTPHHLLLTDELVRSYDPVYKVNPPLRTETDVRALREALADGTIDCVATDHAPHPQEDKDCEWAAAAMGMVGLETALSVVQQTMVDTGLLDWSGVADRMSFRPAAIGRLDGHGRPVAPGEPANLTLLDPAYRGRVDPHTFVSRSRNTPYAGRELPGRVTHTFLRGRATLAGGEPA